Proteins found in one Nitrospirota bacterium genomic segment:
- a CDS encoding MarR family EPS-associated transcriptional regulator, translated as MNGHHLKLLKELSENNTQSQRELSRKLGVSLGSVNFVLSNLLDAGLIRAKRFKNSKNKAAYMYILTPEGIKSRMQLSRDFLQRKMVEYEKLKMEIEELKKDLRNSTIPRGDGNADAGD; from the coding sequence ATGAACGGCCATCACCTTAAACTCCTGAAAGAACTCTCAGAAAACAACACCCAGTCCCAGCGTGAACTGTCAAGAAAACTCGGTGTAAGCCTGGGCAGCGTGAACTTCGTCCTGAGCAATCTCCTCGATGCAGGACTCATCAGGGCTAAGAGATTCAAGAATTCAAAGAACAAGGCAGCCTACATGTACATCCTGACCCCTGAAGGCATAAAAAGCAGGATGCAGCTAAGCCGTGATTTCCTGCAGAGGAAAATGGTCGAATATGAGAAGTTAAAGATGGAAATCGAGGAATTAAAGAAGGATCTCAGAAACTCGACTATTCCACGTGGAGA